The following proteins come from a genomic window of Synergistaceae bacterium:
- a CDS encoding efflux transporter outer membrane subunit, with product MKNAAAVCRARQKIQMKKMAKFGLAVLILTLVGTLVPAGSAEAKPKKTQEPVVSRDLELDAGNWAALVRRYESPWYALDDLTPPSPKLLESWWETFEDETLTRLIHLALKNNRDLQAARSRVTEARAALGISRAARMPWLTNADSWGRSESPADVGGTGHPVELWRLTVDATWEIDIFGGRRLETKAAQADLEAQYAALHGAWVSLSSEVALNYLSLRTLQERLRIAEANLSLQTETLDMVRSRYDAGLSDSLALSQAQFTTEQTRASIPPLETSLESTLNTLAILVGEVPGSLSDELGRPGPLPKVPGAKLLGIPAEALRQRPDVRRAERQLLAQIARKKSARTDLWPKFRLTGAIGFTTPGSGSLFDADSKLWSFGPQISLPIFHAGAIRKNIQVQTARQEQYLLAYEQTVLGAVAEVRNALTANVQEYRRNDSLRSGLEAARNALFTADDKYRNGLTDFNNVITAQRTVLTLEEACAVSEGQKLSNVVRIFKA from the coding sequence CAGCCGCAGTTTGCAGGGCGCGGCAGAAAATACAGATGAAAAAAATGGCAAAATTCGGGCTTGCCGTTCTGATTCTGACTCTGGTCGGAACGCTGGTTCCGGCCGGGTCGGCGGAGGCGAAACCGAAAAAGACACAGGAACCCGTGGTTTCAAGGGATCTGGAGCTGGACGCCGGGAACTGGGCGGCCCTGGTGCGCCGCTACGAAAGCCCCTGGTACGCTCTGGACGACCTGACCCCGCCTTCTCCCAAACTTCTGGAGTCCTGGTGGGAGACCTTCGAGGACGAGACCCTGACCCGACTGATTCACCTGGCCCTGAAGAACAATCGGGATCTGCAGGCGGCCCGGTCCCGGGTCACGGAGGCCCGCGCCGCGCTGGGAATCAGCCGGGCGGCCCGAATGCCCTGGCTGACCAACGCGGATTCCTGGGGACGTTCGGAGTCCCCGGCGGACGTGGGGGGGACGGGACATCCCGTGGAACTCTGGCGTCTGACGGTGGACGCCACCTGGGAGATCGACATTTTTGGAGGCCGGCGTCTGGAGACAAAAGCGGCTCAGGCCGATCTGGAAGCTCAGTACGCCGCTCTGCACGGCGCGTGGGTTTCCCTGTCCTCGGAGGTGGCGCTGAACTACCTGTCCCTCCGGACCCTTCAGGAGCGGCTTCGAATCGCGGAGGCGAACCTGTCCCTTCAGACGGAGACTCTGGACATGGTGCGCTCCCGGTACGACGCGGGGCTCTCGGACTCTCTGGCCCTGAGTCAGGCGCAGTTCACCACGGAGCAAACCCGGGCCTCAATTCCGCCTCTGGAGACCAGTCTGGAATCGACGCTGAACACTCTGGCGATTCTGGTGGGGGAGGTGCCGGGAAGTCTCTCGGATGAACTGGGACGGCCCGGGCCTCTGCCGAAGGTTCCCGGCGCGAAGCTGCTGGGAATCCCTGCCGAGGCCCTGCGTCAGAGGCCGGATGTTCGAAGGGCGGAGCGTCAGCTTCTGGCCCAGATTGCCCGCAAGAAATCCGCCCGGACGGACCTGTGGCCGAAGTTCAGGCTGACGGGGGCCATTGGGTTCACCACGCCCGGTTCGGGCAGTCTCTTCGACGCGGACTCCAAACTCTGGAGTTTCGGCCCTCAGATCTCCCTGCCCATTTTCCACGCCGGTGCGATTCGAAAGAATATTCAGGTTCAGACGGCCCGTCAGGAGCAGTATCTTCTGGCCTACGAACAGACCGTGCTGGGGGCTGTGGCGGAGGTGCGCAACGCCCTGACGGCCAACGTGCAGGAGTATCGGCGGAACGACTCCCTGCGCTCCGGACTGGAGGCGGCGCGAAACGCGCTTTTTACCGCCGACGATAAATAC